Proteins from one Ketobacter alkanivorans genomic window:
- a CDS encoding peroxiredoxin-like family protein has protein sequence MRIVIGFFVINLCFLTMFAHAGGIALPVKLPELNATDNAVLGSRDDGIGLAKGDKVVSFEVNDHTGTPVSFESLRAKGPLLVVFYRGGWCPYCNRQIRQLTEAWPEFKARDVLPVLISVDIPDAAAMVSRTYEIPFPVLSDPELVVHDLFRVSMKLDDALMPKYQEYGINIEEWSGKQHHKFAVSSAFLIDKHGTVVWSHTSLDYKTRPTVNQLLKVIDDHKSEI, from the coding sequence ATGCGGATCGTAATCGGTTTTTTTGTAATCAATCTCTGTTTTCTAACCATGTTCGCTCATGCGGGTGGCATTGCATTGCCGGTGAAATTACCAGAGCTGAATGCCACTGATAATGCTGTACTAGGCTCCCGCGATGATGGTATTGGTCTGGCGAAGGGTGACAAAGTAGTCTCATTTGAAGTTAACGACCATACCGGGACGCCGGTTTCCTTCGAAAGTCTTAGGGCAAAAGGGCCGCTGCTGGTGGTGTTTTATCGTGGAGGTTGGTGCCCATATTGTAATCGCCAGATTCGCCAGCTCACAGAAGCCTGGCCTGAATTCAAAGCACGCGATGTGTTGCCTGTTTTGATTAGCGTTGACATCCCGGATGCTGCGGCAATGGTGTCCCGGACTTATGAAATTCCGTTCCCGGTATTGTCCGATCCTGAATTGGTAGTGCACGATCTATTTCGAGTCAGCATGAAATTAGACGATGCATTGATGCCCAAGTATCAGGAGTATGGCATCAATATCGAAGAATGGAGTGGCAAGCAGCACCATAAATTTGCCGTGTCATCTGCTTTTCTTATTGATAAGCATGGCACGGTAGTGTGGTCTCATACCTCTCTGGATTACAAAACACGCCCCACCGTGAACCAGTTACTGAAAGTAATTGATGACCATAAATCAGAGATTTAG
- a CDS encoding oxygenase MpaB family protein, with translation MAISLQELKQQVRSQKERIPSLYGAVDFDKTPTRFAELISDRSQMPRRLAKKFRPALLADAERIERARAYTMLGDIVADAYAALMPRYGFRSLIGMLQKACDQGLDAVPDAPPELIDFIFAMEKTPEWVDMNLVEEGARISRNQMANLTPFAIRGAFIATFMNKYSGLPMALTGTLSSESAVQRVNETASFFTTATLPGALQRYGVGFKAAAMVRLMHSMVRFNLLTRLDKWDVNVYGIPIPQVDQMPAGTIPGFLAAFAAMGRKNKKFTSEERAIVELCRYQSYLLGLPEELLPATPKAIVDVMMAYSGTLRDGYDDETCGALVRATMAAYRPKDKRVRSRIYNQVEKSFSKVFFYRVFLSEGNRSLAKKMNVNASPIDYLFFAMVSAYVLPQVVATKVAQRIPVIDGIVDRMLVKKINRLLVEYGHPEYTTDASSYKG, from the coding sequence ATGGCCATTAGCTTACAAGAACTAAAACAACAGGTTCGCTCACAGAAAGAGCGTATACCTTCGCTATATGGCGCAGTCGATTTTGACAAAACACCCACTCGGTTTGCGGAGCTAATCAGTGACCGTAGCCAGATGCCCCGTCGACTTGCGAAAAAGTTTAGGCCGGCCCTGCTGGCTGATGCTGAACGAATAGAGCGCGCTCGTGCTTATACCATGCTGGGAGATATCGTAGCAGATGCCTACGCTGCATTGATGCCTCGGTACGGATTCAGGAGCTTAATTGGCATGTTACAGAAAGCCTGTGATCAGGGCTTGGACGCAGTTCCTGATGCGCCACCAGAACTTATAGACTTTATTTTTGCCATGGAGAAGACCCCTGAATGGGTAGATATGAACCTGGTTGAAGAGGGCGCGCGCATTAGTCGTAACCAGATGGCCAACCTGACACCATTTGCGATTCGCGGTGCTTTTATTGCTACTTTTATGAACAAGTATTCGGGATTGCCAATGGCACTAACGGGTACGCTTTCCAGTGAATCTGCAGTGCAGCGAGTTAACGAAACGGCCAGCTTTTTTACAACGGCTACTTTGCCGGGGGCATTGCAGCGCTATGGCGTTGGCTTTAAGGCCGCCGCTATGGTTCGATTAATGCATTCCATGGTTAGATTTAATTTGCTTACACGATTAGATAAATGGGATGTCAATGTTTATGGCATCCCCATTCCCCAAGTAGATCAGATGCCAGCAGGCACCATACCAGGCTTTCTTGCGGCCTTTGCTGCAATGGGGAGAAAGAATAAGAAGTTCACATCGGAAGAGAGAGCTATTGTTGAGCTGTGTCGATATCAGAGCTATTTACTGGGTTTGCCAGAGGAGTTGCTCCCTGCCACGCCGAAGGCGATTGTGGATGTAATGATGGCATATTCGGGAACGCTGCGCGATGGTTATGACGATGAGACCTGTGGTGCCCTGGTGCGGGCCACCATGGCAGCCTATCGGCCCAAAGACAAACGCGTTCGCAGTCGTATTTATAATCAAGTGGAGAAAAGCTTCTCCAAAGTGTTTTTCTATCGCGTCTTTCTAAGTGAGGGCAACCGTTCTCTGGCTAAAAAAATGAATGTGAATGCGTCACCTATTGATTATCTGTTCTTTGCCATGGTGAGTGCATATGTCCTACCGCAAGTGGTTGCGACCAAAGTTGCGCAGCGCATACCTGTGATTGATGGGATCGTAGATCGAATGTTGGTCAAAAAGATCAACCGGCTATTAGTTGAATATGGCCATCCTGAATACACAACCGATGCATCCTCTTATAAAGGCTAA
- a CDS encoding WS/DGAT domain-containing protein: protein MSKLFNLVGSNVVATRSKLYLNGAELEAMYPISILFDGYALNITTVGYADRLEACLAINGDLNGAKEQTLAIHDTGEPI from the coding sequence GTGTCAAAGCTATTTAATCTAGTGGGTTCTAATGTGGTCGCCACTCGCAGTAAGTTATATTTGAATGGTGCTGAATTAGAAGCCATGTATCCTATTTCAATTCTGTTTGATGGTTATGCCCTCAATATAACAACCGTTGGATACGCCGATCGTTTGGAAGCCTGTTTGGCTATTAACGGTGACCTGAATGGCGCGAAAGAGCAGACGCTGGCAATTCACGACACAGGTGAGCCTATTTAG
- a CDS encoding nitroreductase, translating to MNLEQATLAECFEAVVTQRRSVRGFKKQVVGQALIQHVFSIAGRAPSNCNTQPWAVHVVSGGKLERLRDILPVNTMRGMTTLDYPYEPKYHGIYQERQFDAANQMYGAVGLERKDKEQRMEVFMRNYRFFGAPHVAFLFLPEHFGLREAADIGMYAQTLMLALTAHGLASCPQTSLGFHADAVREVLEVDASYKLLFGISFGYEDIDDPINNTRMGRAELSETTVFHDQ from the coding sequence ATGAATCTTGAGCAGGCGACTCTGGCTGAGTGTTTTGAGGCCGTGGTCACTCAGCGCCGATCGGTGCGTGGTTTTAAAAAGCAAGTTGTTGGTCAGGCACTGATTCAGCACGTCTTTAGCATTGCCGGCCGGGCTCCTTCTAACTGCAATACTCAGCCTTGGGCCGTACATGTGGTGAGTGGTGGCAAGCTGGAGCGTCTGCGTGACATCCTGCCGGTCAATACAATGCGTGGCATGACAACACTGGATTACCCTTATGAGCCAAAATATCATGGTATCTACCAAGAGCGTCAATTTGATGCAGCTAATCAAATGTACGGTGCGGTAGGGTTGGAGCGCAAAGACAAAGAGCAACGTATGGAAGTATTTATGCGTAATTATCGCTTCTTTGGTGCTCCCCATGTGGCATTTTTGTTTTTGCCTGAACACTTTGGACTGCGGGAAGCCGCTGATATTGGCATGTACGCACAAACCCTGATGTTGGCGCTCACCGCCCATGGCTTGGCTAGTTGTCCGCAAACTTCACTGGGGTTTCATGCTGATGCAGTACGGGAAGTGTTAGAGGTTGATGCCAGTTATAAATTGTTGTTTGGGATTTCGTTCGGATATGAGGATATCGACGACCCAATTAATAACACGCGTATGGGGCGAGCCGAATTAAGCGAAACCACGGTATTCCACGATCAATAA
- a CDS encoding MBL fold metallo-hydrolase — MSLRFPFQHAPGKAEAFHITPDIKWLRTPLPLSLDHINCYLLRDTVNDSGQGWCVLDTGMNGQAAMQQWLDVIEAQLQGDHISRVIVTHHHPDHVGLAGWLCDTHKVPLYMTEAEYFYSRAFNSEARQEPYWEVKQYFDQTGISEADRNALLGNKHYKHLVSPVPAAFHRIQDGDILTIGLHQWEAITTRGHAPEHLCLYCKQQDILISGDQVLPQITSNVSVTPTQPKDNPLRHWMNAHTKMARRVPDSVLILPAHQLPFYGLHERLQAVVDHHHERMQAIIALLEKPRTAQQLTAELFDKELEPFQNFLAVGEVVAHLHYLLEEGRVMRELSGHMYYYEANNTNAEGTS, encoded by the coding sequence GTGAGCCTGCGCTTTCCGTTTCAACACGCTCCGGGTAAGGCGGAAGCCTTCCATATCACACCAGACATCAAATGGTTAAGAACGCCACTGCCGCTGTCTCTCGATCACATTAACTGCTATTTGCTACGGGACACGGTTAACGACTCTGGTCAGGGTTGGTGCGTGTTGGATACGGGTATGAACGGTCAAGCCGCTATGCAGCAATGGCTGGACGTGATCGAAGCGCAACTACAGGGTGATCATATCAGCCGCGTGATTGTTACCCATCATCATCCAGACCACGTGGGGCTGGCAGGCTGGCTCTGCGATACCCATAAGGTTCCTCTGTATATGACGGAGGCGGAGTACTTCTATTCTCGCGCTTTTAATAGTGAAGCGCGGCAAGAACCCTATTGGGAAGTGAAGCAGTATTTCGATCAAACGGGTATATCAGAGGCTGATCGTAACGCACTGTTGGGTAATAAACATTACAAGCACTTGGTGTCGCCTGTGCCTGCTGCATTTCATAGGATACAGGATGGCGATATCCTTACCATAGGCCTGCATCAGTGGGAGGCCATCACTACCCGTGGCCATGCCCCGGAACACTTATGCCTGTATTGTAAGCAGCAGGACATCCTTATTTCCGGTGATCAGGTGCTGCCACAAATTACCTCAAATGTCAGCGTAACGCCTACACAGCCTAAGGATAACCCTTTACGACATTGGATGAATGCTCACACGAAAATGGCTCGCCGTGTGCCCGATAGTGTGTTGATTCTACCGGCCCATCAGCTGCCATTCTATGGTCTGCATGAGCGGTTACAGGCGGTGGTAGATCATCATCATGAACGGATGCAGGCCATTATTGCATTGCTGGAGAAGCCAAGAACTGCGCAGCAACTCACCGCTGAGCTGTTTGATAAAGAACTGGAACCCTTTCAGAATTTTTTGGCGGTGGGTGAGGTTGTGGCCCATTTGCATTACCTGCTGGAAGAGGGGAGAGTAATGCGAGAACTGAGCGGTCACATGTATTACTATGAAGCCAATAATACTAATGCAGAGGGTACATCATGA
- a CDS encoding acyl-CoA dehydrogenase family protein, producing the protein MTSNIPNPYFLEEHQMLREQVRRFVEKEIVPNGDEWEREGHVPRALMRKMGELGFLGLTHDTDYGGSGLDVRAATVLAEELGRSTFAGVTITALVHTNMASPHLALAGNAEQKQKYLPDIIQGKTITAVCVTEPAAGSDVAGIRTRAVRDGDDWIINGSKIFITNGVYGDLYIVAAKTDPNAKGSRGISMFLVEKGTSGFSVGRSLKKHGWRSSDTAELFFDNVRIPAGNLLGEENKGFYAVMKNFQHERIMLAAMGVGEAQKALDLTIENVKQRQAFGGALFDKDVVRLKLAQAQTQVDAARNYLYYVSWLDAQGVECIKEVSGLKAWACEVANQVMYECVQLHGGMGFMEESIIERMYRDARVLTIGGGATEVMYGEVAKRL; encoded by the coding sequence ATGACAAGTAACATACCCAATCCGTACTTCCTCGAAGAGCATCAGATGCTGCGTGAACAAGTGCGCCGCTTTGTAGAAAAAGAAATTGTCCCTAACGGTGATGAGTGGGAACGGGAAGGCCATGTGCCCCGAGCGCTTATGCGCAAGATGGGTGAGCTGGGCTTTCTGGGCTTAACGCATGACACTGATTATGGTGGCAGCGGTTTAGATGTGCGAGCTGCCACCGTGTTGGCCGAAGAGTTGGGCCGATCTACCTTTGCAGGGGTAACTATAACTGCTCTGGTGCACACTAATATGGCGTCGCCGCATTTGGCACTGGCGGGTAATGCCGAACAAAAACAAAAATACTTGCCAGATATTATTCAAGGTAAAACCATCACCGCTGTCTGTGTTACCGAACCGGCTGCAGGTTCAGACGTGGCAGGTATCCGAACTCGCGCCGTACGTGATGGAGATGACTGGATTATCAACGGCAGCAAAATCTTCATCACCAATGGTGTTTATGGTGATCTGTATATTGTGGCTGCGAAAACTGATCCCAATGCCAAAGGTTCCCGCGGTATATCTATGTTTCTGGTAGAGAAGGGTACGTCTGGCTTTAGCGTGGGCCGTTCTCTTAAGAAACATGGTTGGCGCAGTTCTGATACAGCTGAACTGTTCTTTGATAATGTCCGTATCCCTGCTGGAAATTTGCTGGGTGAAGAGAACAAAGGCTTCTATGCTGTTATGAAGAACTTCCAGCACGAGCGCATAATGCTGGCGGCAATGGGGGTTGGTGAGGCTCAGAAAGCACTTGATCTCACGATTGAGAATGTAAAGCAAAGGCAGGCCTTTGGTGGTGCCCTGTTTGATAAGGATGTGGTGCGCTTGAAACTGGCTCAAGCGCAAACTCAGGTGGACGCTGCCCGCAACTACTTGTACTACGTATCTTGGCTGGATGCTCAAGGTGTTGAATGCATTAAAGAGGTGTCTGGCCTGAAAGCGTGGGCCTGCGAGGTGGCGAATCAGGTGATGTACGAATGTGTACAGCTACACGGCGGCATGGGCTTTATGGAAGAAAGCATCATTGAGCGTATGTACCGTGATGCGCGAGTACTCACCATCGGGGGCGGGGCCACTGAAGTGATGTACGGCGAAGTGGCGAAGCGCCTGTGA